In the Alligator mississippiensis isolate rAllMis1 chromosome 7, rAllMis1, whole genome shotgun sequence genome, one interval contains:
- the LOC102561916 gene encoding A-kinase anchor protein 4 — protein MSQEVDWLRSQAGLCKVDLYNPEAQKDQDHKVLCFVDVSSLNVKDKDPKAKKAASQSSNLSERSNEFDLEEKEVIVVKDNLKHDHSKTEGTVCLFKQGSSDEFSVIRWLNNDLQKYAAGFQHALTSSDNPPKHKGSNTSINPSLSKKMAQNSDTSLKSLGAQKGNRYPEDISCYINKLCSLVVQMARKEITDKLEGTASKCMQQAIQDSPGEGKTSNPHSSGNNPASEMVNESPQANTSTPHGKLPSSKATQEKTTKQEDDPRSKKTSLFYGEMSHQKGCNEGEKSSDKQLCQQAKTSRQDDSGTPVSKGLMVYANQVASDVMVSFLKTMKVEKKGNKHVPACLVLKKVVLKHTRDVISDLIDSTMKNLHSVTSVLMTDSDFVATVKKNLFNMGSQKSTEILEAMVRRLYNILLSEPEKSRSQSLAYTILKAGFPPDSKSQSMQFAAMKTQTQGKDKEKANPKIQTCAEKVSEHILKEGVTRLHAKSTCTAPDKAKGSQEKNPETTNNSTEFLAKDLILTSLTLIQQHLLQQATKQTGKDASESGATSLGYVSRDSHFEKAGTSQSSRSLAEASGSRPAGTRNDYQQQFNSQKGDISSVFLSIIQKVLCEAGLNTEDSSSDTNKSLKHIPASDCESGKQAIAKQPNSAVDQFDNMDQVNKQFIDQLVESAMKLCLLMVKGSGTDLAIGDSSEEPNAVGASSAKAQAQAMPRRASQSKQNGNPLTGPSSGSQVIVTNQNANSSSQNKELQAILQWAVASQFNVPNLSFMHGNEEDVKKLPLLAEKAAKKGYSVGDILQEVMRYYEKHQQFDTAEGNTTCSGLMDWMLKNL, from the coding sequence ATGTCTCAGGAAGTTGACTGGCTACGCAGCCAGGCAGGCCTGTGTAAAGTAGACCTTTACAACCCTGAAGCACAGAAGGACCAAGACCATAAAGTACTCTGCTTTGTTGATGTCTCCAGCCTGAATGTGAAAGACAAAGATCCAAAAGCCAAGAAAGCTGCAAGCCAGTCCAGCAATCTCTCTGAACGCTCAAATGAATTTGATCTGGAGGAAAAGGAGGTCATTGTAGTAAAGGACAATTTGAAGCACGATCATTCTAAGACCGAAGGGACAGTTTGCCTTTTTAAGCAAGGCTCAAGTGATGAATTCAGTGTCATAAGGTGGCTCAACAATGACCTTCAGAAATATGCAGCTGGGTTTCAGCACGCACTGACTTCATCAGATAACCCTCCGAAGCACAAAGGTAGCAACACCTCCATTAATCCATCACTATCTAAGAAAATGGCCCAGAACAGCGACACATCTCTGAAGTCTTTGGGTGCCCAAAAAGGAAACAGATACCCAGAAGATATTTCATGCTACATAAATAAGCTTTGCTCACTGGTTGTTCAAATGGCACGTAAAGAGATTACAGATAAACTAGAAGGCACAGCCTCTAAGTGTATGCAACAGGCAATTCAGGACTCTCCTGGAGAAGGGAAAACCAGCAATCCCCACTCCTCTGGAAACAACCCTGCATCAGAGATGGTGAATGAATCCCCTCAGGCAAATACATCAACCCCCCATGGAAAGCTACCATCCTCCAAGGCAACTCAAGAGAAGACTACTAAACAAGAAGATGATCCAAGGTCCAAGAAAACATCACTTTTCTATGGCGAGATGTCCCATCAAAAAGGCTGCAATGAAGGAGAAAAATCTTCCGATAAGCAATTGTGTCAGCAAGCCAAAACATCCAGGCAAGATGATTCTGGTACTCCTGTCAGCAAAGGGCTCATGGTTTATGCAAACCAGGTTGCTTCAGATGTGATGGTCTCATTCTTGAAGACCATGAAAGTTGAAAAGAAGGGCAACAAGCATGTTCCAGCTTGCCTGGTTTTGAAGAAAGTAGTTCTCAAACACACAAGAGATGTTATATCAGACTTGATAGACTCAACAATGAAAAATCTGCATAGTGTTACAAGTGTCCTCATGACAGACTCTGACTTTGTTGCCACAGTAAAGAAAAATCTATTCAATATGGGAAGCCAAAAGTCTACTGAAATTTTGGAAGCTATGGTAAGAAGACTTTATAACATCCTTTTATCAGAGCCAGAGAAGTCCAGGTCTCAAAGTCTAGCATATACCATACTGAAAGCAGGGTTCCCACCAGACTCAAAATCTCAaagcatgcagtttgcagcaatGAAAACTCAAACACAGGGGAAAGATAAGGAAAAAGCTAATCCAAAGATACAGACCTGTGCTGAGAAAGTAAGTGAGCACATACTCAAGGAAGGAGTCACAAGGCTGCATGCAAAATCTACCTGCACGGCTCCAGATAAGGCAAAAGGGAGccaagaaaaaaatccagaaacaACCAACAACTCAACAGAATTCCTAGCAAAAGACCTCATTTTGACTTCCTTAACGTTGATACAACAGCATCTATTACAACAGGCAACCAAACAGACGGGCAAAGACGCTAGCGAGTCAGGTGCCACTTCGCTTGGGTACGTTTCTCGCGATTCACATTTCGAAAAAGCTGGGACCAGCCAAAGTTCCAGGTCCCTTGCAGAGGCTTCTGGGTCGAGACCAGCGGGGACCAGGAACGATTACCAACAGCAATTCAACTCCCAAAAGGGAGACATATCAAGCGTCTTCTTGTCCATCATACAGAAGGTCTTGTGTGAAGCCGGGCTCAACACGGAAGATAGTTCCAGCGACACAAACAAGAGCTTAAAGCATATTCCTGCCAGCGACTGTGAGTCCGGGAAACAGGCTATAGCCAAGCAGCCCAATTCAGCCGTGGACCAGTTTGATAATATGGATCAAGTCAACAAGCAGTTTATTGACCAACTGGTGGAATCTGCGATGAAGCTGTGTCTCCTGATGGTCAAAGGCAGTGGCACTGATTTAGCTATAGGTGACTCATCAGAGGAACCCAATGCAGTTGGTGCCTCATCTGCAAAAGCTCAAGCACAAGCAATGCCCAGGAGAGCTTCGCAATCAAAACAGAATGGAAACCCACTGACGGGTCCATCCTCGGGGTCTCAAGTGATAGTGACCAACCAGAATGCCAACAGCAGCTCACAAAACAAAGAGCTTCAGGCTATCCTCCAGTGGGCAGTTGCTTCCCAGTTCAATGTGCCCAACCTGTCATTCATGCATGGAAATGAggaggatgtgaagaagctgccTTTGCTAGCTGAAAAAGCGGCCAAGAAGGGCTACAGCGTGGGGGATATTCTCCAGGAAGTGATGAGGTACTATGAAAAGCATCAACAGTTTGATACTGCTGAGGGAAACACAACTTGCTCTGGACTGATGGACTGGAtgcttaaaaacctctaa